The following DNA comes from Janthinobacterium sp. TB1-E2.
AGCTTGGCATCTGGCCCACCATTCTCGCCAGCGTCGCCTGCCTGTTTGCCGGCATGGCCCTGATCACGCTGGGCGAGCTGGCCGCGCATCTGGCCGACAACCGCCTCACCCATCAATTGCGCCTGCAAGCCATGCAGCGCCTGGGGCAGGTGCCGCTGGGCTGGTTCACCAGCCGTGCCTCGGGCGAGGTCAAGCAGGCGATGCAGGACGATATCAATACCCTGCACAGCCTCACCGCGCACTTTTATACGACGACGGGACGCGCCGTGGGCGCCATCGCCATCTCCGTCATTTACTTGTTCGCCATGGACTGGCGCCTGGCCCTCGTCGCCATCCTGCCATTTCCCGGCTTCTTCCTGTTCTTCGGCCGCGCCATGAAGGCCAGTGGCGGCAATATGGAGCAATTTGTCGCCGGCATGGGGCGCATCAACAATGCCGTGGTGGAATTCGTCAACGGCATCCCCGTGGTCAAGGCCTTTGGCGCCACGGGACGTGCGCACGGCAGCTACCGCGCCGCCGTCGATGCGTTTGCCGAGGCGTTTGCCGCGTTTACGCGCCCCCTGGTCGGCTCCATGGCGAATGCCAATGCGCTGATCGCGCCCGTCGCCGTGCTGGGCGTGGTGGTGCTCGCCGGCACCGTCTTCGTGGCGCTGGAGGCGATGGCGCCCATCGATATTCTGCCGTTCGCCCTCGTGGCGCCCGGCATTTCCGCACCGATGCTGCTGCTGCACTACCTCACGCATGACCTCAACAACGCCACAGGCGCGGCCCAGCGCGTGCAAGCCTTGCTCGACACGCCCGTACTGGCGCAGCCGGCGCCAGGCCAGCAGCAGGTGCCAGTCGGTACCGAGATTCGCATGGAAAATGTGGGCTATGCCTACGATGGGCACAACAAGGTGCTGTCGGACATCACGCTGACTTTGCAGCCCGGCACGGTGACGGCCATCGTCGGCGCTTCCGGTTCCGGCAAGTCGACCCTGGCGCGGCTGCTGCTGCGCTTTTTCGACCCGACAGAAGGGCGCATCACGCTCGGCGGCGTCGACCTGCGGCACATCGCCACGCCCGAGTTGTACCGGCGAATCGGTTTCGTGCTGCAGGAAGTGCGGCTGATCCACGCCAGCGTGCGCGAGAACATTGCGTTGGGCCGCCCATCGGCCAGCACGCACGAGATCGAAGCGGCGGCGCGCCTGGCGAACATCCACGAGCGCATCCTGGCCTTGCCGCGCGGCTACGATTCCGTTATCGGCGAGGATGCGCAGCTGTCCGGCGGCGAGCTGCAGCGCGTGAGCATCGCCCGCGCCGTGCTGCTCGATCCATCCGTGCTGGTGCTCGATGAAGCGACGGCCGCGGCCGACGCGGAAAACGAAGTGGCGATCCAGGATGCGCTGTCGCGCTTTGCCCAAGGCCGCACCCTGCTGGTGATCGCGCACCGGCTCGACACGGTCATGCATACCGACAACATCGTCGTCGTCGAGAACGGCGCCATCGCCGAGCAGGGCAGCCATGCCGGCTTGCTCGCCCACCAGGGCCGCTATGCGCAACTATGGGCGCTGGGCGGCTATCAGGATTCCCAGGAAGATGCGGTGCTCCCATGCTGAAAACGTTTATTCAACTGCTGGGCGATGATGTGCCCGTGTTCCGCCGCTATTGCGCCATGGCGCTCGCATATGGTGTGCTGAGCGGGCTGACGATCACGGCGCTGGTATTGGCCCTGGGCCGGCTGCTGGCCGGCGATACGGGCGGCGCGGCCCTGTGGCTGATCGTGCTGCTGGCCGGGCTGGTCGCTTGCTGGGCCTGGCGGCGCCAGGTGGAGAAAGCGGGCGTGCGCGTGGGCGTGACGGTCTTGCAAGGGGCGCGACAGCGCTTGGGCGACCACGTGGCGCGCCTGCCCGTCGGCTGGTTTACGCCGGAGAATACGGCGAAGCTGGGCCACGTCATCACGCAAGGCATGATGAACGTCGCGCAACTGCCGGCCCACGTGCTCACGCCCGTGATTTGCGGCGCCGTCACGCCCGTGGTATTGCTGGCCGCGCTGTTTGCGCTGCATTGGCAGCTGGGCGTGGTCGCGCTGCTGGCGCTGCCCCTGCTGGGCGGTGCCTTGCGGCTCACGGCGCACCTGGGCCAGCGCGCCGACGATGCCTACCACCATCATTTTGCCCAGACCAGCCAGCGCCTTGTGGAGTTTGCGCAAGCGCAGTCGGTGCTGCGCGCCTTCAATGGTAACGGCGGTGGCGCAGCTGAGGGCGGCACGCGTTTCCTGCAGCAAGCCATCGACACACAGCGCCACGCGGGCACGCGGCTCATATACCTGTCGGCGCTGTCCTCGGTGCTGAACGCCTGGACCGTGCAAGCCATCTTCGCCGTCTTGCTGGCCGTTGCCGCGAGCCTGCTCGGTACGGTAGCGGTGGCAGACGCCATCGCCGTCATCGTGGCATTGCTGCTGGTGGTGCGCTTTGTCGACCCGCTGCAGGAAGTGGCCAGCTATGGCGAAGTGCTGCGCGGCGCGCGCGGCCCGCTGGACGCTGCGCGCGATATTTTCGCCGTACAGCCCTTGCCGGAAGCACACAAGCCGCAAGCGCCGCGCGATGCTTCGGTCGAATTGTGTGGCGTGCACTTCCGCTATGCGCCGGATCAGCCCGACGTCTTGACGGACCTCAATCTGCAGATTGCGCCGGGCAGCATGACGGCACTGATCGGCGCCTCCGGTTCAGGCAAGACGACCCTGGTACGCCTGATTGCGCGCTTCTTTGACGCCAGTGCAGGCGCGGTGCTGGTGGGCGGTGTCGATGTACGCGACATGTCCAGCGAGCAATTGGCCGGCCAGATCAGCCAGATCTTCCAGGACAGTTATCTGTTCCAGGGCAGCATCGGCGACAACATCCGCATCGGCAATCCGGAGGCTACCGATGCCGAGGTGCTGGAAGCGGCGCGCCAGGCAGGCGTGGCCGAGATCATCGCCCGCCTGCCGCAGGGGCTTGCGACGCCGGTGGGCGAGGGCGGCGCGCGCCTGTCCGGCGGCGAACGCCAGCGCATCGGCATCGCGCGCGCGCTGGTCAAGGATGCACCGATTCTGCTGGTCGACGAGGCGACGGCCGCGCTCGACGCGGAAAACCAGGCCGCCATCGCCGAAGCGCTGGCGCGGCTGCGCGGCAAGCGCACGGTGATCGTCATCGCGCACCAATTGTCGACGGTGGCCATGGCCGACCAGATTGTCGTGCTCGATGGCGGCACCCTGGGCGAGCAAGGCGCGCCAGCCATCTTGCGCGCGCAGGGCGGCCTGTATGCACACTTCCTGGCCCAGCGCCAGGCGGCCAAGGGCTGGCGCATCGCCGCGCCTGCGCGCCAGCCTGGAACGGAGTCCGGCATTTGACACACGCGCGTCTGCTTTTCCTTTTCGTGCTGCTGTGCTGCGCCTCCTTGCTGGTTGGCGCCAGGCAGATGGAGTGGGCACAACTGTTGTCATCGTCCGGCGCGCTGTCTGCCGATGCTTGGCTGACCCTGACGGCCAGCCGTCTGCCGCGCCTGGCGGCGCTGGTGCTGACGGGCGTGGGCCTGTCCGTGTGCGGCGTCATCCTGCAGCACATCGTGCGCAACAAATTCGTCGAGCCGGCCACGTCGGGTGGCCTCGACGCGGCCAAGCTGGGCATCCTCGTTGCGCTGACCGTGGCGCCGGCAGCGGGCACGGCCGGCAAGATGGCGTTCGCGCTGGCCTTCTGCCTTGCCGCCAGCGTACTGTACGTGGCCCTGATCCGCCGCATCCGCTTCAAGAACACGATACTCCTCCCCGTGATCGGCCTCGTGTATGGCGGCGTGCTCAGCGCCGTGGCCGAGTTTTATGCCTACCGCAACAATATCCTGCAAAGCATGCAGGGCTGGCTGCTCGGCGATTTTTCGCGCATCGTGCAGGGCAACTATGAAATCATTTATCTGATCCTGCCCATCGTTGCTTTCACGTATGTGTACGCGCAGCGTTTTACCGTGCTGGGCATGGGCGAGGGCATGGCTACCAGCCTGGGCCTGAATTATGCGGGCACGGTGGCGCTGGGCCTGATGCTGGTGGCCGTCACGGTGGCGGCCACGGTGATCACGGTGGGGGCGATCCCGTTTGTCGGGCTGGCCATCCCCAACTTGGTAGCCTTGCGCTACGGCGACAAGCTGGAGCGCACCCTGCCCATCGTCGCGCTGTGCGGCGCGTCGCTGCTGCTGGCCTGCGACATCGCCGGGCGATTGCTGATCTACCCATTCGAGGTGCCGATCGGCCTGACGGCCGGTGGCGTGGGCGGCCTGCTGTTCCTCATCCTGATCATCCGGGGGCGGCGATGAGGCGCAGTTTGAACCAGCGGACGCTGTGGCTGGCCGTGTTTGCTTTGGCGCTCGCTTTCCTCTTCCTCGGCGCCAATCTCGACTTCGATTACGTCATTCCCAAACGCCTGTCGCGGCTGGCCGCCATCGCCATCGGCGGCGTCTGTGTAGCCGTGTCGTCGATTGTGTTCCAGACCATTGCCGGCAACCGGATACTGACGCCGGCCGTCATGGGTTATGAAGCCGTGTACTTGCTGCTGCAATCGCTGCTGATCCTCGCGATGGGCATGCACAGCGTGGTGCTGCTGGGACAGAACGGCAATTTTGTCGTGTCGATTGCGCTGATGCTCGCGTATTCCTGGGCCATCCACTCTTGGCTGTTTCGTGATGGCAAGAACAACGTGTATTTTCTGCTGCTGCTGGGTTTTGTGCTGACGATGGTGATCGGCACGTTGACCCAGTTCATCCAGCTGCGCATCAGCCCCGGTGAATTTGCCATCTTGCAAGGCTTCAGCCAGGCTTCGTTCAACAAGGCGCAGCCGGTGCAATTGCTGTACTCGGCCCTGCTGGCGGGCGCCGCCTGCGTGGCTGTCGTGAAAACTTTGCCGGCGCTCGACGTGCTGGCGCTGGGGCGCGAACAGGCGATCTCGCTCGGCATCGATTACCGGCGCATGGTGCGGCTGCAGCTGGCGCTGATCGCCGTGCTGGTGGCCGTGTCGACCAGTCTGCTGGGCCCCACGGCCTTCATGGGTATCTTTGTGGCGAACACCACGTATGCCCTGGCCCGCACGGGGCGTCACCGCGCCACCTTGCCGCTGGGCTGCGCCATTGCCATCGCCATCTTCCTGGCCGCCCAGCTGCTGGTCGAGCACGTTTTCAACTACCGGACCACGGTTGGCATCCTCGTCAACCTTGTATGTGGCGCGTATTTCCTCGCGCTCATGGTCCGCACCCGGGGCACCGCATGATCCACATCAACCAGATCGAAAAAAACTACGGCGCCAGGCGTGTGCTGGACAACGTCAGCGTGCAGTTTCCCAAGGGAAAAGTGACGTCCTTGATCGGCCCGAATGGCGCCGGCAAGACCACCTTGCTGATGCTCATCGCGCGCTTGCAGCAAGCGAATGGCGGCGAGATTGCGATAGACGGGCGCAGCATCGCGGCGATCAAGATCCAGGACTATGCGAGACTGGTGGCCACCCTGCGCCAGTCTCCCGATTTTCATTTGCGCCTGACGGTGGAAGAGCTGGTCGCCTTTGGCCGCTTTCCCTACAGCCGGGGTAACTTGACGCGGCAGGATCGGCAAGCGATCGACGCGGCCATCGCCTTTTTGTCGCTGGACAATCTGCGTCTGGCCTACGTCGATGAGCTGAGCGGCGGCCAGCGCCAGATGGCCTTCCTGGCCATGACGATCGCCCAGCAGACCGATATTTTGCTGCTCGACGAGCCGCTCAACAATCTCGACATGCAACACGCCGTGCAGATCATGCGCGCGTTGCGCCGCCTGTGCGACGAGCAGGGCCGCACCGTGATCCTGGTGATCCACGACATCAATTTCGCCGCCAATTATTCCGACCACATCGTTGCCATGCAGGGGGGCGCCGTGCGCTTTTCCGGTCCTGCCGACGAGGTCGTCACCGAGGCACGCTTGCGGTCACTGTACGGCATCGATTTTCACATCGTGCGCAATGAGCGCGGCTGCGTCTGCAATTACTTTACACCCACAGGAGCTTGAGATGATCTGCAACACCCCCCGTCTGGCAATCGCCGTGCTGCTCGCCGCCATGGCCGCCCTGCAAGGCTGCACCGACAAGGTGGCCACGGCGCCGCGGGCGCCTGCCGCTTCCGCGTCGGAGCAGGCATTTACTCCCGTCACCATCGTGCACAAGCTGGGCACGACGGTGATCCAACATCGTCCGCAGCGCGTGGCCGTGCTCGACATGAACGAAGTCGATTTCCTCGACCAGCTGGGCGTGCCCGTGGCCGGCATGGTGAAGGATTACGTGCCGCATTTCCTCACGCGCTACAAGGATGACCAGGCCATCCGCGACCTGGGCGCCATCGTGCAGCCCAATCTCGAGCATATCCACGCGCTCCAGCCCGATCTGGTGCTGATGACGTCGATCCAGGCCAACCATTACAAGGAACTGAGCCAGATCGCGCCCACCTTGCATTTCG
Coding sequences within:
- a CDS encoding ABC transporter ATP-binding protein, producing the protein MSSPSRQAGPISRILQPIRGRLIAAAVLAGMGSMLTLVPLAGIAHIASIALAPAATQLGIWPTILASVACLFAGMALITLGELAAHLADNRLTHQLRLQAMQRLGQVPLGWFTSRASGEVKQAMQDDINTLHSLTAHFYTTTGRAVGAIAISVIYLFAMDWRLALVAILPFPGFFLFFGRAMKASGGNMEQFVAGMGRINNAVVEFVNGIPVVKAFGATGRAHGSYRAAVDAFAEAFAAFTRPLVGSMANANALIAPVAVLGVVVLAGTVFVALEAMAPIDILPFALVAPGISAPMLLLHYLTHDLNNATGAAQRVQALLDTPVLAQPAPGQQQVPVGTEIRMENVGYAYDGHNKVLSDITLTLQPGTVTAIVGASGSGKSTLARLLLRFFDPTEGRITLGGVDLRHIATPELYRRIGFVLQEVRLIHASVRENIALGRPSASTHEIEAAARLANIHERILALPRGYDSVIGEDAQLSGGELQRVSIARAVLLDPSVLVLDEATAAADAENEVAIQDALSRFAQGRTLLVIAHRLDTVMHTDNIVVVENGAIAEQGSHAGLLAHQGRYAQLWALGGYQDSQEDAVLPC
- a CDS encoding ABC transporter ATP-binding protein, with the protein product MLKTFIQLLGDDVPVFRRYCAMALAYGVLSGLTITALVLALGRLLAGDTGGAALWLIVLLAGLVACWAWRRQVEKAGVRVGVTVLQGARQRLGDHVARLPVGWFTPENTAKLGHVITQGMMNVAQLPAHVLTPVICGAVTPVVLLAALFALHWQLGVVALLALPLLGGALRLTAHLGQRADDAYHHHFAQTSQRLVEFAQAQSVLRAFNGNGGGAAEGGTRFLQQAIDTQRHAGTRLIYLSALSSVLNAWTVQAIFAVLLAVAASLLGTVAVADAIAVIVALLLVVRFVDPLQEVASYGEVLRGARGPLDAARDIFAVQPLPEAHKPQAPRDASVELCGVHFRYAPDQPDVLTDLNLQIAPGSMTALIGASGSGKTTLVRLIARFFDASAGAVLVGGVDVRDMSSEQLAGQISQIFQDSYLFQGSIGDNIRIGNPEATDAEVLEAARQAGVAEIIARLPQGLATPVGEGGARLSGGERQRIGIARALVKDAPILLVDEATAALDAENQAAIAEALARLRGKRTVIVIAHQLSTVAMADQIVVLDGGTLGEQGAPAILRAQGGLYAHFLAQRQAAKGWRIAAPARQPGTESGI
- a CDS encoding ABC transporter permease — encoded protein: MTHARLLFLFVLLCCASLLVGARQMEWAQLLSSSGALSADAWLTLTASRLPRLAALVLTGVGLSVCGVILQHIVRNKFVEPATSGGLDAAKLGILVALTVAPAAGTAGKMAFALAFCLAASVLYVALIRRIRFKNTILLPVIGLVYGGVLSAVAEFYAYRNNILQSMQGWLLGDFSRIVQGNYEIIYLILPIVAFTYVYAQRFTVLGMGEGMATSLGLNYAGTVALGLMLVAVTVAATVITVGAIPFVGLAIPNLVALRYGDKLERTLPIVALCGASLLLACDIAGRLLIYPFEVPIGLTAGGVGGLLFLILIIRGRR
- a CDS encoding iron chelate uptake ABC transporter family permease subunit; translation: MRRSLNQRTLWLAVFALALAFLFLGANLDFDYVIPKRLSRLAAIAIGGVCVAVSSIVFQTIAGNRILTPAVMGYEAVYLLLQSLLILAMGMHSVVLLGQNGNFVVSIALMLAYSWAIHSWLFRDGKNNVYFLLLLGFVLTMVIGTLTQFIQLRISPGEFAILQGFSQASFNKAQPVQLLYSALLAGAACVAVVKTLPALDVLALGREQAISLGIDYRRMVRLQLALIAVLVAVSTSLLGPTAFMGIFVANTTYALARTGRHRATLPLGCAIAIAIFLAAQLLVEHVFNYRTTVGILVNLVCGAYFLALMVRTRGTA
- a CDS encoding ABC transporter ATP-binding protein — translated: MIHINQIEKNYGARRVLDNVSVQFPKGKVTSLIGPNGAGKTTLLMLIARLQQANGGEIAIDGRSIAAIKIQDYARLVATLRQSPDFHLRLTVEELVAFGRFPYSRGNLTRQDRQAIDAAIAFLSLDNLRLAYVDELSGGQRQMAFLAMTIAQQTDILLLDEPLNNLDMQHAVQIMRALRRLCDEQGRTVILVIHDINFAANYSDHIVAMQGGAVRFSGPADEVVTEARLRSLYGIDFHIVRNERGCVCNYFTPTGA